CTCCCATTTCAATGATATCAGGTTTAGATCCACTCACTTTTTTTTGAACGAATAAATCCACTCACTAAGTTCCTTATCTTTATAACTTTAATAGTCCACTCTAACTCCTCTCTTTTTTTCTTTTTTTAAAGAATATTAAGCATTAGCCTCAGTTACAAAAAAAAAATTATATTAAGCATTATCTTCGTTTGTAGTCAATGTTTTTTCTTAAAAGACGTTATGCAGTTAACGTTTTTTTTAAAGAAGACGTTTGTAGTTAGCGTTGAACCGTGATCAAATCTTTTGTCGAATGATAATCTTTTTTTTTTTTTTTAACTCAACATCAACTTTATATTCACCAAAGAAGTGATACAAGATTTTACACCACACAAGTGCTTTAACCTCACTTACAAACAAAGGATTTAGTATCATCTAGGATCACTACTTGGACCCTACACTACCAAATGCAGATCTTTGTTGTAATTTCACCCCAATGTACACAAACTTCTCCTACTACTCAGAAAAAGTCAGTTCTTAAACCTACTAATTGGACCATACGAGACGAAAGCATGGTGCCCCATAGCTGACAAACACTATCCAAAGACCAAATCTAATCGTGGCATTGGACTCTATATATAGATGAAGAATGGAGCCCGGATCCAATGCTCCTCACCTTTCGGTGCATTCCTTGAAATGATTTGTCACCGCCGGTTTGAAAGCTCCGCTCTTAAGCCAAAAGACGGAACAGTTCCGTAATGACAGGCAAGGTCGAGTCGATATTACCTTGAAGCGCGAGGAAGGTGTTGGGCTGTTGGGTTATGAACCTCAGTTGGTTATGAAAGACGGGCTTTGACATCAGCTAACGAACAAGGAAACCAGAACACAGCTTCAAGGAGTGGAGATTACATAAGATTGAACCAAGCACATGCTGTTCATCGTCCTGAAGCTCGTCTCCATCGCGGGTCTCCGGCAAGAATCTCTCTCCAGACATGAATCCGTCGATGAAATCAGAACCACGCGTCAGTCTCAAAGACCGAATCCCTTTCACGCCGCCGCAAGTTGCCTTCTTCCTCCTATCGCCTCACCGCCGCCGGAAGCAGGTAGATCTGATGTGGAGGAGTTGTCTACCCTTGTCACGCGCCAATATCAAAACAGCTTTAGCCGGAGATCTACAAAGGGGAAAACCAGATCTGGAAAAGCTGAAACCCTAAAACGCCGACTCTCGCCTCGGCCGTATCGCCATAGGTCTCACCGCCCCTCCATAAGAAGTCTGAAGCCGACTCCATCCGTCGTTAAACGAGTTCCGGAGTGACCACGACAGTACAGAGCAGCAAGCATCTTGATCCATGGGACACGAAGAGGACGAGAGCAAAGAAAAACTAGGAAGGGGAAAAGGACAGAGGTGACGCCTCCGGTACCGTTCTCACGGCAGCCGGAGCTATTGATATTCACGAACGGTGTCTACACGAGATGTCGTAGAAGAGGATTCTTAAACTTTAGTTTCTAGATTGTCGAATGATAATCTTTGTACCAAACTTTCCACTGAAATTACAATTAAATCCGATTAATTACTGTTAAACAGTTCTTGAGTTAGGAAAAAAAAGTAAAAAGAACAACAAAAAAAGTTGTTTTCTTCTACTACAAACCAACACCAAATGTACATAATCTTCATGGCACACACTTATACTTGATTATGGTCATGAAATATACGAAGAAGCTATAACCTGTTTTTCTCTCAAGTTGAAGTCCCATGTTACTTTTGGTACAGAACATAAACATAGTAAATTGCCATAGTACATTTAATGCCAAAAATTCTGGTCATTCCCAACTAATAATAGACCCTACTTGGAATATAAAATCAAACCAAGGGTCAAAGGTCAACCATATTAACTTCTCTATTATTATAAGCCCTAAGCAAAAACCGTACACACGAAAGATTACTAGCTCACTATAAAATCTTAAGAACCAACTCCTTTCCTCTCCACAATAAACTATCTTTCAAACCACTTCAAAGCAATGGCAAAGCAAATACTCTACGTCCTCTTTCTTTTCCTCTTATCTACGACGATGGAGCTCACCACGGCGTCCTCCGCCGCACCTGCAGGAACTTCCAAACGCGACGTAAACTTCATTCAAGCCTCTTGCAAATCCACCACATACCCAACAGTCTGTTTCAGTTCTCTCTCCGGCTACGCCAACTCCATCCAAACAAGCCCTCAACGTCTAGCTGAAACCGCACTCACCGTGACCGTTAACCAGGCCCAGTCCACGAAAGTCTTCGTCTCACGCTTGGCCCGTTTTAAGGGTCTCAAGAAACGAGAGGTACAAGCCATTAGGGACTGCATCGAGGAGATCAGTGACACGGTTGACCGTTTGACCAAGTCCGTCCAGGAAGTGAAGATGTGTGGTCGTGCTAAGGGTCGTGACCAGTTTTGGTTCCACATGAGCAATGCTCAGACCTGGACCAGTGCAGCTTTGACGAATGCAATCACTTGCTCTGATGGATTCGCGCGTCGGATCATGGATGGGCGGATCAAGAACTCGGTCCGGGCACGGATTGTGAATTTGGGCAGAGGAACTAGCAACGCTTTAGCTTTGATTAACGCCTTTGCGAAAAAGTACTAGAAATTAATACATGCAACTTTCTTTGTTCTTATATGTAATTTGAGCTACAAATGGGTGGAAGCTCGAGACAATCTTGAATCTTGAGTTATTTCATGCAAATCCGAAGTTTTAAAGAATTTATTTACAACTTTCTATATGCATTTCAAGTTTGGCGAACAGCGATCGAAAATTGCGTTGGCTAAGATTTTTAGCTGTTGGACGAACATTTAAAGTCAAAACATTAAAGGCAGATCTGCGTTGACCGTTGCTGACGCCGACACTAACTGAAGTTTAAAGTTGAACCGTTTACTTTTGAGTTCAGATCTCACTCTACATTACTCAATTACTCATATATCCTTCAAAGTTATAAATAATTACCTCTCAACCTATCCACCGGTCACACCATCTCTTCTGGCATGTGAAATCTTTATCTTCACCACGGCACCGCATAACGCTGTTGCTTGCGATTCTATTGATTTCTGATAGGATAGGGTTGTTGCAGACGCGGACAAGTTGGTGATTTAATTTGCCGGCTAATAACTAAAAAATAAAAATTTCTTATTAAATCTTCGATAGAAATTTTGCCCAAAATAACCCAAATTTAATCTTGATGTAAATATATGCTTCATATTTAAACAAATGTAAAACTAACCTAAGAGATAGTAAACCACTTTATGATCAAATAAAAAAATTGAAATTACTTTTACAATTTTGTAATCTTAAGAATTCTGCACGAAACAATGATGTTTCCTAGCAGACTTCTTTAATACGTTTTTTATAATTAATTTATAAAAATTTTGATGAACCCTAAACTGAAATTATGTAAATATAACCAATTTTGAATCATATAATTAAGATTTAATAAAACCTAATAGTTATCAAATAAATGAGATAATATATATAGTAAATAGTGTATGTTCATTGGTTAGAGTTTCGTAACATTATGCTAATACTAGAGTTTGACAACATATGAAATTCTTCACAACTTAAGAATGTAATAGTTGCACAAACAAATATTTGTATGAGTGTTGGTTCATTTTGTAATATATATATTTGTGATAGATCGATAGTGGTTAATTGTCTGTAAATGTTGGTTTTTTATATCGTAGTTGGATATAAGACCAATCAAAATGATATGTTAAACTCGCCAGTTAATAATTTTAATTACATCAACCATTTTTTATGTATTTGTTTATAAATTAAAACACCAATTAAATATGTCTATGTATTAATAAATCTATCTTCCTAAAATAAAATATTTTATGTCAAACAAAATGTATTTTTATTTTAATAAGATAAACTAGGTGGTAATCTGTTCTCTGCACAGAGTGATGAACTATAAGAGATTATGACTTTTAAACCATATAGATTTATTTATTGGTGTAATTTTAGTATATTGTATGGAAATAAATCGATAAGAGTAAGTTTATACTTATAAAAATGTATTCTAAATTTAAGATAAAACAAAAAATAAATAATAAAATTATTGTTTTCATAGTATAAAATATGAACATAAAATAAAACAAAACATATGCAATAAGATGATAAAATGCTAGATGAAACAAATTATAAAGAAACACACAAAAAAACTGATAAAACCAAACAATTGCTGTGACACTGTTTCCAGCTTGCAACTATTTAGAAGTTTCTCACCTTAATTTTCCACATAAACTTCTTTGGATTCATATTTAAAACCACACAACACAAAACTACATACTCAGTGATAATTTCACCTTGATTTTTCACATAGACTTCTTTGGCTTCATATCAGAGATGAAATCTATGATACTTTCTTTTTTATACGTAGAAAAATGGTAGGCTGTAATGTCGATGAATTTCCGTCCCTTGATATATATAGGATCACTTATAGGTTTTTGCTTATGAAAAATTAGAGAGTCAAGAATTTTCTCTGGCGTAAATAAAACCATGTGAATCCCTAATTTTTAGCTAAAAATTTTTAAATTATTGAAAGTAATAGAATTAAGAAATCAACATTTTAACGTTGTGTATATTCAAAGATCTATCGAATATAATCAGATTGAATAATTGTATGATTCCTTGATTTTAGAGTGTTGGTCGAGAAGCTAAAGAATTAAATGGAATTAGTCATAATTTGATGTACCACAAATTGTTCTAATTTCCATACGGATCTGAGTCAAAACTTTCCTATAATAATTTTTTGATTAATATTATGCGAATATATAAAGGGAAGTAATGCCATATATACATTCAATGATTTTTATATGTATAATGGGAGTTTCGTTTCTATACGGTCGACCACTTTTGTATAGTTTAATAAGATTAGTGAAACATGGGAGTTTAGTTTCTATACTGTCGATCACTTTTATATACATGAGAATTATAGTTTACATTATAGCTTATCACTCTTTTGATTTCAATACGGTCGCCATTTTTATTTTTTATATACATGAATATTTTATAGTTTACATTATTAGTCAAACAGTTATTATGCATATCGTAATATCTCATTTCGATAATATGAGATACCATGCAAGAATGAGAATCACATTACGATAATGCAATAAAAACAATCTTAAATATCGCATGAAATATAAGTGACATATGTATAATCCGTTTGAAACAATTCTAGTATATAATAATATGCAAGTTAATGACCAATGGCACTCTAAGTAATTAGTCTAGTTAAAGAAGGGTTATTCACTAAAGGCTACGAGGAAAGCTCTCGTAACGACACTTAAGTAATGACAAATTTGATAATAACACATGAAGAAAATGTTTATTTTTAAGAATGTTTCTCGAATAATATTAAGGGGATTACGCATGTTTCTAAAAAATTTTATATGCTAAATACGTTACACTTCTATTTATTTCTGAAGAAACATTAAATTACAATGTTTCCCTAAATTGGACATTTTGTTTGGCAAGTAATATCTGGTAGCTTATCTGTCACGAAGAATTTACAATCTCGTGGCATTAAGTGTGATGCTAAATGTAGTATTTGTGGAACTAAGGAATAAACCAGTTTTTTAATGTCCACTAATGCTACAAACTCGGATTCTATCAAAGATTCTATCAGAGATTCTTTCAAATTCTGGAGTATTCTCAGGAGCTTCGTTCCTTGCAAACATGGATTATTTGTTTTGGAGATTTCAATCTGGCTTAAATAATTTTCTATAGATAATGTAGTATATTTTGAATAACATAAATAAGAAAGTCTACAGCTATAAAGTTGAAAACTCTCAAGAAAGAAATTTTACGTATTGCTAGAATGAAAGAGCTATGTGAATTGAGGCACAACTAGATGATTTAAAAACACCATAGGAGGATAGTGCACATCACTTAAGTCTCAGTCTGGAAGATAGTACAAGATGCTACGTGGACGGATGGTAAGAGAAATATATTTTTACAGGATAAGGATAGTATTGCAGTAAGAAATGCTCAACGGAAAAGATGAAATAAGCCACGAATATTTGATATAGTCACTTTTACATGTCGAATGTGAAGTTCTGATTTGGACTATGGAATGCATGAAGACCTTTAATATTAAGGATATGATGTTTGCAACAAACCATTTTCAGTTGGTGAATACAGTGTCTACGCCGACAAAATGGATGATTTTCACTATTCATATGGAGGAGTTTCAATGAAATAAGAAGTTCTTCTCAAACTTTCTAATCCAACATATTTCAAAGGCGAAAAATACAACGGCAGATAAACTAGTTCATAGTGCTCGAACTCAGTTTGTTACCATGATTTATGTTGATTCCTTTCCATCGGGTTAGTTTCAATGTATGTAATACTGATAAAATAGTATAGTTATTGTTGGAAAAAAAAATTAGCGACATCCTATAAAATTTGTCTTTAATGATGTAAAAATAGTAATTTGAAAGTTTAAAATATAATTTTTTAAAATAAAAATGCTTTAAATTACTAAAATTATTAATTAGAATTAATAGTGTTAGTAAGAGATGTGAAGCGGAGAGTATGTAAATATTAGTAATTTGAAAGTTTAAAATATGATTTTTCAAAATAAAAATGCTTTAAATCACTAAAATTATTAATTAGAATTAATAGTGTTAGTAATAAAAAAATGTAAGGGTTAATTAGGTGAATATACAAATTTTGAATAGAAATTGGTAAAGTGTGCATATTTTAAAATTAATTTGCGATCCATGTGATAGGAAATGAGAAAATTACATGAGTAACCTCTAGTTTAGGTT
The DNA window shown above is from Brassica oleracea var. oleracea cultivar TO1000 chromosome C3, BOL, whole genome shotgun sequence and carries:
- the LOC106332692 gene encoding 21 kDa protein; the encoded protein is MAKQILYVLFLFLLSTTMELTTASSAAPAGTSKRDVNFIQASCKSTTYPTVCFSSLSGYANSIQTSPQRLAETALTVTVNQAQSTKVFVSRLARFKGLKKREVQAIRDCIEEISDTVDRLTKSVQEVKMCGRAKGRDQFWFHMSNAQTWTSAALTNAITCSDGFARRIMDGRIKNSVRARIVNLGRGTSNALALINAFAKKY